In Calothrix sp. PCC 7507, one DNA window encodes the following:
- a CDS encoding helix-turn-helix domain-containing protein, which yields MARLAPKELSLSDSEQNELQELIKGHKTAQQIVIRAKIILLASSGRNNGEIARILEISLDMTRLWRKRWLETEGAKLSAFQRLQDQERTGAPVKFSMEQVIELFALACSPPEDYGRTISHWTSRELTDEITKQGIIESISVRHVGRLLEEAQLKPHQSRYWLTPPPG from the coding sequence ATGGCAAGATTAGCTCCAAAAGAATTAAGTTTGAGTGATAGTGAGCAGAATGAACTACAAGAGTTGATAAAGGGACATAAGACAGCACAGCAAATCGTCATCCGAGCCAAAATTATTCTTCTGGCATCATCAGGGAGAAATAACGGCGAAATTGCTCGAATATTAGAGATTAGTCTAGATATGACTCGTTTATGGCGAAAGCGATGGTTGGAGACAGAGGGAGCAAAATTATCAGCTTTTCAAAGATTACAAGATCAAGAGCGTACTGGCGCACCAGTAAAATTTAGCATGGAACAAGTAATAGAGTTGTTTGCGCTTGCCTGTTCGCCGCCAGAAGATTACGGTCGGACAATAAGTCACTGGACATCTAGAGAACTGACAGATGAAATTACAAAACAAGGGATTATCGAAAGTATATCTGTTCGCCATGTGGGAAGACTATTAGAAGAAGCTCAATTGAAGCCACACCAAAGTCGGTACTGGCTGACTCCCCCCCCTGGATGA
- a CDS encoding transposase, which produces MYLNAIDRHLKGERTISIDEMTGIQATERIEKDLPMRPGKVERREFEYIRHGTQTLIASFDVATGQIIRPTCGDSRTEVDFIFHIHQTIATDPNAKKWHLIMDCLNTHQSESLVRFVAQIEGLNINLGIKGKSGILKSMKSRAAFLSDPTHQIVFHYTPLHSSWLNQIEIWFSILVRKLLRRASFQSQDDLKTRILAFIDYFNQTMAKPFKWTYKGKVLAV; this is translated from the coding sequence TTGTATTTAAATGCGATTGACCGTCATCTAAAGGGGGAACGCACAATATCTATTGATGAGATGACAGGTATTCAAGCTACTGAGCGCATAGAAAAAGACTTACCAATGCGACCGGGCAAAGTTGAAAGAAGGGAATTTGAATATATTCGTCACGGTACGCAAACCTTGATAGCCAGTTTCGATGTTGCCACTGGTCAAATTATCAGACCAACTTGTGGAGATTCCAGAACAGAAGTTGATTTTATCTTTCATATTCATCAAACTATTGCCACTGACCCCAATGCGAAAAAATGGCATTTAATTATGGATTGCCTGAACACTCATCAATCGGAGTCCTTAGTTCGTTTTGTTGCACAAATTGAAGGTTTAAACATCAACCTTGGCATTAAGGGTAAAAGTGGCATCCTCAAATCAATGAAATCTCGTGCAGCTTTTTTAAGTGACCCCACACATCAAATCGTTTTCCATTACACACCACTACATTCTTCTTGGCTCAACCAAATTGAAATTTGGTTTAGTATTTTGGTACGGAAGTTACTAAGAAGAGCCAGTTTCCAGAGTCAGGATGATCTCAAAACTAGAATTCTTGCTTTTATTGACTACTTTAATCAAACAATGGCTAAACCTTTCAAGTGGACATATAAGGGTAAAGTTTTGGCTGTTTAA